TGAACTTCATCAACCTTTTACAGCTTGACAAATTAAGAACGAATGGTGTAGCTAACGTAAAATTATCTGATACTGCTGTTGTAAATAAAATTTTAAATAGCAAGGTAGGTTTGGCTTTACGTCCGGCAAACATTAAATATACGCAGTTTATGTGGGGTTACAAGCCTGAGGCTACAAGTCCTGATGATTTGGTATTGTATGCAATCAGAAGTAACATCAACCAAAAAGCTCCGGTAGACGGTGCTGTAGAAACTGCCAGCATTAGCTACGATGAACTTGGAAGAGTAGTAGTAGACATGCAGATGGATTCTAAAGGTGCAAAAGACTGGAAAACTTTAACTGAGAAAAACGTAGGGAAGCCAGTTGCTGTAACACTTGATAACAGAGTGTACACTGCACCAAACGTTGTAAATGCTATTCCTAACGGTAGAACTCAAATCTCTGGTAACTTTTCTCAAGAGGAAGCTAAAGAATTGGTTGACGTTTTAGGAGCTGGTAAATTACCGGCGGGTGCAAAAGTAGTACAGGCGACTCAGGTAGGTCCGTCTCTTGGACAGGAATCTATCAACGCAGGGATGATCTCATTTGCAATCGCATTCTTGATTATTATTGTTTATATCATTTTCTATTACGGTGGTGCCGGTGTGTACGCTGTAATTGCAATGGTAATTAACTTATTCTATATTTTCGGAATTATGGATTCCGGTGACTTTACATTGACGCTTCCTGGTATCGCAGGTATCGTATTGACGATGGCGATGGCGGTAGATACAAACGTAATTATCTACGAAAGAACGAAAGAAGAATTATTTGCAGGTAAGAGTATCTTAGAAGCTTATAAGGATGGTTTCAAACACGCATTAAGTGCAATTATCGATGGTCACTCAACTACTTTATTGACGGCAGTTGTATTGTTCTTCTTCGGAACAGGACCTATCAAAGGATTTGCTTTGACATTGATGATTGGTATCGTAATGACATTGTTTACTTCTGTATTACTTTCAAGAGTAATGATCTTTAGTAGATTAAATAAAGGTAAACACCTTTCTGTATGGACTCCACCAACGAAAAACCTATTCAGAAATACTTGGATCGACTTTATTGGTAAGAGAAAGTATGCATATATTATCTCTGCTGTATTAACAGTGATCTGTATTTTCTCCATGGTTACTCATGGGTTTAAATATGGTATTGACTTCACAGGAGGTAGAAACTATGTGGTAAGATTTGACAAACCGGTAAATGCTAATGATGTAGAAGAGAAATTAGTAAAACTATTCAAGACTGAAGACGGTAAGAACTCTTCTGTAGAAGCTAAGACTTTTGGAAATGCCAATCAGTTGAAAATCTCTACAGATTACCTAATCGAAGATGAGTCTTTAAAGGCTGACCAGACAATTGAACAGAAATTATATGAGGGGTTAAAAGGAGATCTTCCAGCTAACATTACATTACACGATTTCAAATCTGCAGATAAAGATCACGCTGGTATCATTTCTTCTGAAAAAGTAGGTCCTACTGTGGCAGACGATATTCAGACACACGGTATTCTTGCTGTAGTGGCTGCTTTAGGAGGTATTTTCTTATACATCTTATTCAGATTTAGAAAGTGGCAGTTCTCTTTAGGTGCTGTTGCGGCTCTATTCCACGATGCGGTTATTATTTTAGGAACGTATTCATTGCTTCACAAATATATGCCGTTCAACATGGAGATCAACCAGGATTTCATCGCTGCAATCCTTACTGTATTAGGGTACTCAATTAACGATACTGTAATTATCTTCGACAGAATTAGAGAATATTTAAGAGAGAAGAAATCATTAACATTAGCAGGATTATTTGATGACTCTATCTCAAGTACATTGGGTAGAACGTTCAACACGTCATTTACTACAATCTTGGTAATCCTTGCGATCTTCATCTTTGGAGGTGATAACCTTAGAGGATTTATGTTTGCAATGCTAATTGGTATTGGATTCGGTACTTACTCATCTATCTTTATTGCATCGGCAATTGCTTATGACTTCCTTAAGAAAGGAAAAGAAGATGAAGTACATGGAAAAACTACTTCAGATAAAGAAGTACTTGCTTCAAAGTAAAACAAACTACAATAAATTAGTAAAAGCCTTTCGAAAGAAAGGCTTTTTTGTTATCTGAATTTAAAATTTGTTTCAAGCATTTTGTAACATCTTGTTTTGAGGTTTATTATTGTATACACCATTAAAATAAATTGTTTTTTTAATAGTATTCTGTTATTCAATATTATACTTCTTTAATATAATGAAATTTAGAATCATTATTTTTAAGATTTGATTAATTTTGCACCATCATGGAAAATTCAAAGAAAAAAGCGGCCATAGGCTTTATATTTATAACCTTACTGATTGATATTACGGGATGGGGAATCATTATCCCTGTTGTTCCCAAATTGATTGAAGAATTGATTCATGCAGACATCAGTGAAGCAGCAAAATATGGTGGCTGGCTAGGATTTGCCTATGCATTTACGCAGTTTATTTTTTCTCCTCTTGTAGGAAATTTAAGTGATAAATACGGACGAAGACCTGTTATTTTGATTTCGCTTTTCGGATTTGCAGTAGACTATATTTTCCTGGCATTGGCCCCCACAATCTGGTGGCTGTTTTTGGGAAGAGTTATTGCAGGGGTTACCGGAGCAAGTGTAACTACAGCCAGTGCCTATATTGCAGATATTTCAAATGATGAAGACAGAGCAAAGAACTTTGGTCTGATTGGGGCAGCATTTGGTTTAGGATTTATTATAGGGCCTGTTTTAGGCGGTGTTCTGGGACATTATGGTGCCAGAGTCCCTTTCTATGCGGCAGCAGGTTTATGTTTACTTAACTTCCTTTATGGATACTTCATTCTTCCCGAAAGTTTAGATAAAGATAAAAGAAGAGAATTTGACTGGAAGAGAGCTAATCCAGTAGGATCTTTTAAATTTTTAGGAAAACACCCTGAGATTTCAGGACTTATTGCTGCACTAATATTAATCTACATTGCAGGGCATGCTGTACAAAGTAACTGGAGTTTCTTTACCATGTATAAGTTTGGATGGACAGAAAGAATGGTTGGGATTTCTTTAGGAGTTGTAGGCTTGTTGGTTGGTTTGGTACAAGGGCTTTTGATCCGATGGACAACGCCAAGGCTGGGTGAACAGAAAAGTATTTATTATGGACTTGCCCTATATGCGCTAGGTCTTTTGTTGTTTGCATTTGCTTCTGAAGGGTGGATGATGTTTGCTTTTTTGATACCCTACTGTTTAGGAGGAATCTGTGGACCGGCTTTACAGTCTGTGATTACGAAAAGTGTTCCTTCCAATGAGCAAGGTGAACTTCAGGGAGCATTAACCAGTTTAATGAGCGCTACTTCCATTATCGGACCTCCAATGATGACGAATCTGTTCTACTTTTTCACGCATGATGAAGCACCATTTAAGTTTTCAGGAGCGCCTTTCTTCCTTGCATTTATTTTAATGGCAATCAGCGTTGTAATTACCTATTCTGCTTTTAAGAAAAAAGGGAAAATTTAAGCAGTTATAGGCCAAGGAAGAGAAAAGATTCAATAATGACAGAATGAAAACACTAGTGTAAAATATAAAGGGAAGCCCATATAGGCTTCCCTTACTGTTTGAAAAATTTTATATTCTATGAAAATTAAGGGTAGAGAGATTTTACCCCATTATTCACAACATTGCTTCCCAATCCTGAGAATGAAACGGAGAAATTACTGGAATTAAAGCTTAAAGAACCTGTAGGAGTACAAAGCCCTAACGCATAACGACACTGTCCATAAGCTCCTGTATTTTTTGTAATCTTACTCTCACTTTTTGCTTTGCCTAAACTGATATAAGCCCAGTCATTTACATCCGTATTGGATACTGTTGATCCTGTATAGTAAACAGTGATCTGGTACCCCGCTTCACCTCTTTTAGATCCCCAAAGCCAGTTGGCGGTCCACCATTGCTTATACCATTTAGAAGCAACCCTTGCAGACTCATTGCCGGTAGAACTTTCGCTGGTTCCTCTTGTATCCATCATCACCAAGCCACCAAGAATATTATCCCATACAATTCCCGAATCATTATAAAAACAAAGCGTAGTGAACTTTCCGTTTTTGCTGCTCCAAATGATTTCCATTACATTGATGCCTGTTTTTATTTCTTCAGTAGCCATTTCTTTTAATCCGTTTTGGGCAATGGTAAGATCGTCTCCCGTATAAAGATCCCCAATTCTTCCCATTTTTACAGAAGAAAGATCCAAAAGATTTCCAAGGGCTATAAACTGATCCTTATCAGAAATCAGGTTTTGAGAAATTTCGATACCCTTTTGAGTTGAAATTTTTCCGATTACGTCGACTCCTGCAAATTGTAAATCACTTTTTAAATACTTTTCAAGACTCTTTTGAGATTCATTCAGTTGTGACTGTACAATCTCCGGAACCGCCTGTGAAATAGAGGTTACTTCCTTTTTCAGATCAGCAGTGGTTACTTTAGCCTGAATTGTTTCCTGTTTAGAAATTTCATTGTTATCATCACGACAGCTGTTGAGTGTCAATACTGATAATACGGCCAGAATTTTAAAGCCGGTAATTAATTTTTTCATAATAAATATTTATTTGGTTGTGTATTGTAAATATACTTAAATACTGTTTAATTCTCAATAAATTGAATTAATTATTTATTAATTGATAAATTTATATTGAAAATATTAAGCTATAGAGGATTAAACGGTTTGCTGTTTTGTGAGAATATTTACGATCAAACCTGTTTTTTAAGCTTTACCATTTGAGTATTATTTATAAAATCTTAAAATTTGTTTAAATTTTTAGTTTACCGTAAATAAATGTATAATCTTTTGTAATTTTACACCATGGAATTAAGCATTGGAGAAATGGCATTGATTGCAGTGGCAATCGTTGTATTATTCGGTCCGGATAAATTGCCTCAGATTGCGCGTGACTTAGGTGCAGGCGTTAGAAAAATGCGTGGAGCAGTAGAAGATATCAAAACTGAGATCATGAAAGAAACAGATAATCCTGTTTCTGAGATTAAACGTGAAATTGAGAAAGTAAAAGATGCTGCAAAGGATTTCAATCCGATGAAGGATATTGAAAAAGATATTCTTACAGATCCGGCTTCCACTACCAATGAACCTCCAAAACCAAAGCCCGCCGATGATGAAACCTACGAGGGGCCTGTAAGCAGATAATGTATGGAGGAAATTATTCAGGAAGACAAACAGGTATTTTTATACCTTAATAATTTAGGAGACCCTGCCTTTGACCAGTTTTGGATGTTGATATCCAGTACATGGATCTGGGTACCTCTTTATATTATATTCCTTTATTTTTTATACAAAAACTATAAACTAAAATCCTTAGTTTTTATTCTTATATTTTTAGCACTTGGAGCAACGGTTTCAGATCAGTTGGCAAGTGTTTTCAAATATGGTGTGGCAAGGTTAAGGCCCTGTCATGATCCCACATTGGAACATTACATGAGAATTGTAAAATGTGGCGGGCAGTTTGGATTTTATTCCGCTCATGCCTCTAACACGTTCTTTTTGGCATCTTTTTTAAGTATCTTACTGAAAAATAAGCTTAAATGGTTTCCATATGCTATATTTGTGTGGGCTATAGTGGTTTCCTACAGCCGAATATATTTAGGAGTGCATTTTCCAATTGATATTTTGGTGGGGGCGTTTGTTGGATCTTTATTGGGAGTGATATTTGGTGCACTCGCCAAAAAAGTGATCAATAAACAAAATATAACTTCATGAAAAAATCTTTATTACTCTTAGCATCCATCAGTCTTTTTTCGTTGAATATCTACGGTCAGGACAAGAAAACGGCCGAAGAATGTTTTAAAAAGGCAGATTATAAATGTGCTGAAGAACAGTATTCCCAATTGGCGGAAAAAGAACAGATTCAAAAATTTAAGTCAGAATATTACAATTATCTGGGAACAGCCCAAAGAAGACTTGGAAAAACGGATTTTGCTTTTAAATCTTATGAAAAGGCATTAAAGACTGATCCTAGGTCAGCTTCCGTATATGTAAACTTAGCCTCATTACACAGCCAGAAAGGAGACAAGACAAAAGCATTGGAGTACATTGAAAATGGACTTAAGCTGGATGCTGAAAATCCTGATTTCTATCTGATGCGATCTAAGATTTATGATAGTCAGGGTAAAAAAGAACTGGCAATGAAAGATCTTAATCAGATTCTGAGCTTTGCACCGGATAATATTTTTGCAAAAACCGGATTGGCCAATTTGAAGAAAAACAATGATGATCTTGAAGGGGCTTTAAAGGATTACAACAAACTTATTGCCGAAAAACCTGAATCATTATTATATAACGGAAGAGCGGATGTTTACTTGAAAATGAAGAAAACTAAGGAAGCCCTTGCAGATGTTTCCAAAGCTATTTCCATTGATCCTAAATTTGCGCAATCCTTTGTGACCAAGGCAATGATTTTATTTGAAATGGCTAAACCCAAGGAAGCTTGTGATAATCTTAATAAAGCAGTAGGGCTGGGCTATGAAAAGGCTATACTAGCGGATTACTTTGCTAAATGTACTAAGAAATAACAGATCTGATATAAACTTTTCTTCTGATAAAGTACTGAACAATAAACAGGACTATTTTAAAGGGGAAATTTATTATTAATCATAAATAAAGAACAGTTAAATGTAGCATATGCCTTACTTTAGCTGTTTTTTTTAATTCATATAAAAGATATACATGTTAAATATTGTTCTTGTAGAACCTGAAATACCTAATAATACAGGAAATATTGGGCGTCTGTGTGTGGGTACAGAGTCTAGACTACACTTAGTTCATCCCTTTGGATTTGTAATTAATGACAAAAATCTGAAAAGATCCGGATTAGATTACTGGGTACATCTTGATGTTTCCGAATATGCAAATGTAGAAGAATGGATAAAAAGTATTCCGGACCCATCAAGGGTTTTCTTAATGAGCTCACATGCGGAAAAATCATATCTGGAAAATGATTTCCAAGATGGAGATTGGCTGGTTTTTGGAAAAGAGAGTGTAGGGCTGAGTAAGGAAGTTCTGGATCAGTTTGAAAATCATTTAACCATTCCGATGTCAAAATTAATCCGAAGCTTTAATATTGCCAATTCAGTTGCTTTTGTAGTAGGAGAAGCTAAAAGGCAGATCGGGTTAAAAATATAACCCATCATTTACAATACTTTTTAAAGGTATCTGAGATTTTAAAATAATTTCCCTTTAATCATTATGATAGGGTTTCCCCTGTAGGATCTGATCAGCACGATAAAGCTGCTCTACAATGAACAATCGAATCATCTGATGCGTAAATGTCATTTTGGATAATGACATTTTTTCATTGGCTCTGCTATACATGTCTTCAGAAAAACCATAGGCACCTCCAATCAGTATATGAACTTTTTTCACAGAAGAATTCATCCATGTATCTATTTTCTGGGAAAATTCGCGGCTGGTAAACTGCTTTCCTTTTTCATCGAGGATTACAACAAGATCGTTTTTATCAATGTGATTAAGGAATAGTTTGGCTTCCTCTTTTTTAAGCAGATCAGCAGACAGGTTTTTTGCATTCTTAACATCCGGAATTTCGGTAATTTCAAAATTCCAGTGTTTAGGAAGACGATTAAGGTAGTAATTGATTAAAGAAGTAATTTCCTTATCGTCTGTTTTTCCGATACAAAGTAAACTGATTCGCATTATTTGATAATTTTCAGTCGGCAAAGATAGGAATTTTTTAACGGTTAAGATTAACACAGATGCCTCATCAAAGGCAGTCATGTAAGAGTTTCCGGGCAAAATATATATAAACAAGCTTAATTTTGATTATTTTTAATTGTTTACGATTAATTTAAATAGGATCATACCGATAAAAGAGAAAACATTAGAATTTTTGTTATTCTTGTTCCTCCACCTCAATTCTATATAATTTTCGTTGAGAAAGAGGAGAGGGAAAATGTTTATATTTGTAAGAGAGATAGAGAAAATATCATGAAAAAAAGCTCTTTTAATTGGAGTTATCTGATATTTGATCTTGTAGCTAATGAAGAAACTACAACAATAGATGAGTGTAACAGTTCCCAAATTTATCCTGAAAATTCAGGAGTTTTTTGATGACATACATATTCCTGTTTTGGGAATATCGCTTTGGCAGATGTTTCAGATCTATATCTCAGGGATTTTTAAGGGAAAGATAGGACGAAAGGCTGCTGCTATTTCCTGGAGCTTTACCATCAGTTTATTTCCGTTTATTTTGTTTCTTCTTTCTGTACTGCCTTATATGCCGCATTACGACAAATTACAGTTTTATATTTTTGATGTATTGATGCATAATGTATTCCCGTCCAATATGGAAGGTGATGTAAGAGGCTATATAGAAACGAATATCATTCCTAATATGAAAGGAATCAGTAATCTGACGATTGTCTTGGCGCTTATATTTGCCACGAACGGTACTTTTTCTCTTATCAACGGGTTTAATGAAAATACAGAAGAAAAACTGAGTGATGTAAAGGAGTTTATTCTTTCATTTTTTATAACAATAGGCTTTATTACCATTGTGTTTTTAGCGCTTTTTGGAGTGTACTATGTAGAGGTTGTTATGAAACTGTTTACTCCTGCGTATGATGTCTCATGGCTGGTAGATAACCTTTCCAGTATCATTGGTTTCGTCTCGTTTCCGTTGTTTTATTTTATTCTTCTGACTCTTTTTTACTGGTTGGGAACAGTGAAAATTACCAGATTCAGACAGGCTATTCCGGGTGCGGTTCTCACAACTATATTGTTTGTGGTCACAACGTATATCTTTGCTATTTATGTAAAGGATATTGCCCGATATAACGTTCTTTACGGTTCCATAGGAAGTATGATTCTGCTGATGGTTTGGGTGAATGTGAATGTATATCTCCTGTTATTCGGAAATGAACTGAATATGGCTATCAGAAAGCTCAGAATAGAAAAACTATTGTCTGACGAGATTCAAAAGGAAACAGTCCACTACCATTCTCAAATTACAGAACCCAACTTTGACAGTGATGAAGAACATCAAAGAAAGCTGGGTAATCTGAAAAAAGATTAATCTTCTTCCGGTACTGTATTTCCTCTGGAACTTAAGCTTAAGATCGTAAAGCCTAAGATAGCTGCAACAAATGAAGCGATCAGAATGGCAAATTTAGCTTCATCCTGAATAATAATTTCCCCTTTGAAAGATAGTAAAGCGATAAAAATGGACATGGTAAAACCAATTCCGGCAAGTAAGCCTACACCAATCATTTGAAGCCAGTTACTGTTTTGTGGTAAAGAGCTAAGCTTTAATTTGATAGCAATTAAGGAGAATAAGTTAATCCCAATCAGTTTTCCAATGATTAATCCGAAGATAATCCCTAATCCTAACGTACTTGTAACGCCTGCAACCATTTCATTTGAAAAGGTAATATTGGTATTCGTTAAGGCAAATATTGGCATAATTAGAAAGCTTACGGGAACATGAAGCTGATGTTCCAGTTTTTCCAGTGGTGAAATTTCCACATTGGAAGCATTGGTAGGAATTGAAAAGGCCAGTAAAACTCCTGCTATTGTTGCATGTATTCCGGAATGATGCAGGAAATACCATAAAAAGATCCCCGGAATAATGTAGAATATCGTTTTGGTAACTTTTAAAAAATTTAAAATAAACAGCAGAGCAGTCACTCCCAAAGATAGCAGAAGATAGCTCCAATGGATCTGTTCAGTATAAAAAATGGCAATTACAAGGATAGCTCCAAGGTCATCTACGATTGCTAATGCCGCCAGGAATATCTTAATTGAATTGGGAATCTTCTTACCCAACATCGAAATAATGGCTAAAGAAAATGCAATATCCGTTGCCATCGGAATTCCCCAACCATTGCTGTACTCGGTTCCTGCGTTAAATATGCTGTAAATAACTGCCGGAACAAGCATTCCGCCCACGGCTGCAAAAATAGGCAGGGATGCATTTTTAAAAGATGAAAGCTCACCCTCTACCAGTTCCCTTTTTATTTCAAGACCTACCAAGAGGAAGAAAACCGCCATAAGACCATCATTGATCCAGATGCTGACAGGATACTCCAGTTGGAATAGGTGAGTACCTACTTCCTTGTCTAAAAACTGCTGAAAACTTTCTGCAGCAGATGAGTTGGCAATAAGTAATGAAATAAGCACACAGAAAATAAGAATAATTCCTGAGGCCTGACTGTTGTTGAAAAATTTTTTAAAATAAAGTGATAAATTCATATTTACGATTGTAGTCGTCTCACCCTCGAGACTCCATTAATATTCTTGAGCTTTTTGAAAGTTTCTTCCAATTGCCCCTTATTTTTGACTTCGAGATTGATATTTCCCATAAAGACTCCGTTATTGGACTCAATAGACATACTTTTCATATCCATTCCCATACTTCCACTAATGACAGTAGTAATGTCATTAATCATACCCATTCTGTCAAGGCCTTCAATTTCAATTTTTACTCTGTTCTTGAAGCTTTCTGCGTTCACCCACTTGGCAGGAATGACACGATAGTCATACTGTGCTCTAAGGTTGATAGCATTTGGGCAGCTGTCACTATGGACCTTGATTCCGTCAGAAATAGTGATAAATCCGAAGATTTTATCTCCAGGAATTACTGTACAGCATTTTGCATAGCTGTAGTTTAGCTTTTCTTCATCCTTTCCGAAGACAATCATGTCTAGGTTTTGCTCCTTAGGTTCCTCGAAGCGAAGATTTTTTGTAGGAGACTTTCTAAATCTTGAAAGCAGGTTGTTGAATACGTTTTTACTTTCAATATATTTTCTTAAACTGCTTGCATCCAGTTCGTTGGTCTGGAATTTAAGGAACAGTTCCTGTGAAGACTTTAAATTAAAGAATTTCTGAAGCTTATTAACTTCCTCATCGTTGAAATTGATTTTCGCATGACGAAGTTTTCTTTGTAAAGTTTCCTTGCCTTCTTCTACCAATTGGTTTTTCTGGGAATTCAGGTAGCTTTTAATCTTGGATTTGGCCTTTGATGTAACTACAAATTCCAGCCAGTCAGATTTTGGCTTCTGATTCTGAGAAGAAAGAATATCTATCTGATCTCCGTTTTGAAGAATATAGGAAATGGGAACCAATTTTCCATTAATTTTAGCGCCCAAACACTTCATTCCCAAATCGGAGTGAACGGAAAAGGCAAAATCCAGTGCCGTTGCATTGGTTGGTAAAATTTTAATTTCCCCTTTTGGGGTAAATACAAACACCTCTTTTGAATAAAGATTAAGTTTGATATTGTCTAAAAGTTCTGAGGTAGAAAGGTTCTGTTGCTGTTCAAGAACTTCACGAATTTCTGTTACCCATTTTTCAAAGTTTCGGTCATCAGAACTTTGTTTATAGCCTTCCTTGTATTTGTAGTGGGCCGCAACTCCTTTTTCTGCAATCTCGTCCATACGCTCTGAACGAATCTGTACTTCAATCCACTTTCTATCAGGGCCTAAAACTGTTAAGTGTAAACTTTCATATCCTGTAGAACGAGGCTGGGTGATCCAGTCACGCATCCTTGATGGGTTACTGTGGTAAACATCTGTAACAATGGAGTAGATTTTCCATGCAAGAAACTTTTCATTCTTGGCGTCAGATTTATAGATAATTCTGATGGCATAGTTATCAAAAACTTCCT
This genomic interval from Chryseobacterium joostei contains the following:
- a CDS encoding RelA/SpoT family protein, which translates into the protein MSYDLEQENKEILARYKDLISNTYRTLDEENNKLIRKAFDIALDAHKDQRRKSGEPYIYHPIAVAKIVATEIGLGATSIACALLHDVIEDSDYTYEDLKKIFGEKIANIVNGLTKISIMNHQNISVQSENYRKLLLTLSEDFRVILIKIADRLHNMRTLESMAPDKQKKIASETVYIYAPMAHRLGLYNIKSELEDLSLKYNSPEVYNEITEKLELAKESRERYIEEFKKEASERLREEGLNFKIKGRAKAISSIYRKMLKQGVSFEEVFDNYAIRIIYKSDAKNEKFLAWKIYSIVTDVYHSNPSRMRDWITQPRSTGYESLHLTVLGPDRKWIEVQIRSERMDEIAEKGVAAHYKYKEGYKQSSDDRNFEKWVTEIREVLEQQQNLSTSELLDNIKLNLYSKEVFVFTPKGEIKILPTNATALDFAFSVHSDLGMKCLGAKINGKLVPISYILQNGDQIDILSSQNQKPKSDWLEFVVTSKAKSKIKSYLNSQKNQLVEEGKETLQRKLRHAKINFNDEEVNKLQKFFNLKSSQELFLKFQTNELDASSLRKYIESKNVFNNLLSRFRKSPTKNLRFEEPKEQNLDMIVFGKDEEKLNYSYAKCCTVIPGDKIFGFITISDGIKVHSDSCPNAINLRAQYDYRVIPAKWVNAESFKNRVKIEIEGLDRMGMINDITTVISGSMGMDMKSMSIESNNGVFMGNINLEVKNKGQLEETFKKLKNINGVSRVRRLQS